The DNA region GTCACGGCCATCGCGGCGGCGACCACCGCGCTGGCGTCGCTCGCGGTCTGGGTCACGCTCTCGATGAGGATGCTCGGCCCGGCGGTGGTCCTGGGTGCGGCGTCCGCCTGCTTCACCGGGATCTCCCCCGACGCCCGGCGCTCGCGACGCGGGCGGGTCAGCTCGCCCGAGGTCGACGCCCCGGCCCCCGAGGCCTCGCCCTCGACGGCGTCCTCCTCTGGCCGCGCCTTGGCCTCGGCCTTCGTCTCCGCGGTCGCCTTCGCTTTGGCCTCGGCCTCCGTCTTGGCCTCGGCCTCCGCCTGGACCTTCGCCGCTTCCTCTGCCCGCACGGCGACCTCCGCCGTGGCCTTCGCGTCCTCCTCGGCCTTCGCCTTCGCGACTTCCTTGGCCTTCGCCTCTGCGTCCTCCGCGGCCTTCGCCTTGGCCGCTTCCTCCGCCTTGGCCTTCGCCTTCGCGTCTTCTTCCGCCTCGGCCTTCGCCTTGGCCTTCGCATCTTCCTCGGTCTTCGCCTTCGCGTCTGCCTCCGCCTTCGCCTCGGCCTTCGCCTTCGCGTCTGCCTCCGCCTTGGCCTTGGCCTTCGCATCTTCCTCGGCCTTGGCCTTGGCCTCTTCCTCGGCCTTGGCCTTCGCCTCTTGCTCCGCCTTGGCCTTCGCATCTTCCTCGGCCTTGGCCTTGGCCTTCGCCTCTTCCTCGGCCTTGGCCTTCGCCTTCGCCTTCGCCTCTTCCTCGGCCTTGGCCTCTTCCTCGGCCTTCGCCTTCGCCTCTTCCTCGGCCTTGGCCTTCTTCGCCTCTTCCTCGGCCTCGGCCTTCGCCTTCGCCTCTTCCTCGGCCTTCGCCTTCGCCTCTTCCTCGGCCTTCGCCTTCGCCTCCGCCTCGGCCTTCGCCTTCGCCTCTTCCTCGGCCTTGGCCTTCGCCTGGACGGCCGCCGCAGCCGCGGCCGCCGCGGCGTCCTCGCGCTCCTCGGCCTCGAACCCCGACAGATCGATCGTCGGCCCGCTGCCGGGGAAGAGCCGGTCGCGCTCGCCCGCGTCGGTGAGCGTCTCGAGCTTCTCCCGCGACTCGTCCCGCGACGCCCGGGGGCTGATCTCGCCGGCGAGGATGGCCGACGGCACCACCGGCGACAGCGCGCCGGTGTCCATGCCGATCGTCCGCGGCACCAGCGCGGCCCAGTCGACCTCGACGATCGCGTGGCCGCGCGGCTCGGTCGGACGCTTGCCCTTCTTGCCGCCCTTGCCCTTGCTCTTGCCGCCCCCGACCTTCTCCGAGCCCTCGCGCAGGATCGGCGTCGCGACGACGCCGGCGCCGCCGACCAGCCACTCCTCGAGGGCCAGCATCGCGCGGTGCGGCGTGCGCGGTCGCCCGGCCTCGCGTCGGCGCAGGATGCCGACCTGGGCCGCGCGCTCGGCGATGCGCAGCGTCTCGAACACCCGGTACGGGCTATCCTCGAGCGCGTCGGCCACCGTGCGGTGGCCGTCGAACAACCGCAGCACGCCGTGCACCTCGGTCGGCAAGGCCTTCGAGTAGACCTTCATGACCTCGCCGTCGTGCTCGTAGACCGCGGCCGGCGACAGCACGCCCGAGGCGGCGCGCAGATCGATCAGGAAGCGCTCGGCGCCGACCAGCAGCTCGTCGGAGCTCATCGGGATCTGCTGGCGCCGCACGACCAGCTCGTTGCGCAGCTCGAACCGGGCCTCGGTCCACAGGAGCAGCTGGTGCAGCGCGCCCTGCCCGTGGAGCCCGCCGACCTGCGCCGAGGTGACCTCGCCCTCGAAGAACCGGATCTCGCCGCGCCGCAGCCCGCGCAGCATCAGCAGCGTCCCGGTCGCGCCGATCGCCGCCAGCGCGCGCACCAGGTAGAACACGCCGAAGCTGTCCCCGAGATCGCCGTCCATCACCGAGCGGTTGCCCGGGCGCCGGCCGGCCAGGATCCGGCCGATCGTGACGACGTCGCGCACGAACGCCGGCCCGGTCATGACCGCGGTCGCGCCGGCCGACAGCGCCTGCTCACGCGAGACGCCGTTGCCGACGTAGAGGACCGGCGGCGCGCCGCGCGTGGCGCCGGCGGCGACGAGCCGCACGAGCATGTCGCGGGCCGCCTCGGCGCCCGCGGCGCCGGCGATCACGACGGCGGCGTGCTCGAGATCGGGCAGCACCGCCTCCACGTCGCCCGCGACCACCGGCATGCCCTCGCGCTCGAACCCCAGCCGCACGCCGTCGGCTGCGCGCGGATCGCCATGGACCACGATGACTTTGGGAGTATCGGTCATGACCTCGGAAACCGGCCTGGAGTATAACCACGGGGCCGGCGACCGCACTCGGGTTCGCGCGCAAAACCACCGCCGTCCGTCGACGACCCCCGTGCTCACCCTCGAGATCATCAGCGGCACCTCGCCCCGGCCCAGCTACGAGCTCGCGGCCGCGGTCGTGACCCTCGGTCGAGCCACCACCAACACCGTGATGGTGACCGACTACCACCTGTCGGGTGAACACGCCCAGCTCGTCCGCGACGGCGCCGGCTACCGCTTCCGCGACCTGCGCTCGACCAACGGCTCGGCGGTCGAGCGCGCCGGCGTCCGGACCACCGTCGACGGCAAGATCGGGCACGAGCTGGCGCTGGCGCCCGGCGACCTCCTGCTCCTGGGCGATCCCAAGAGCCCCGTCGTCATCCGGGTCGGGTTCGCCGAGACCGCGGCCGAGGAGCCGTCCGCTGGCGACGACGAGCTGGCCGATCGCCTGATCGCGTCGCGCTCGATCATCGACCTGCCGGCCGTGCGCGATCAGATCGAGCACGATCCCGGCAGCGCGCTGCGCATCTACAAGGCGCTGCAGCCCCTGTCGGGCCGGCTCGAGCACGCCGCGGTGCTCGAGGCCATCACCGAGGCCACGTTCGAGATCCTGACCCGCGCGACCCACGTGACGATCCTGCTGCGGTCCGAGGCCGACAAGGATCGCTTCACCCTGGCGACCCAGCGCGCCCGGCACGAGCAGCGCCCGAGCGACCCCGGCATCGATCCGATCCGCGCCAGCCGCGCGATCCTGCGTCGGGTGCTCACCGACCGCGCCGCGATCCTCACCGCCGACGCCCAGCACGAGATCTCGTCGTCCGAATCGATCATGGGCGGCCACATCAAGAGCGTGATCGCGGTGCCGCTGTGGCGCGGCGACGAGATCACCGGCCTGCTCGAGGCCGACCACCGCCAGGCCGCGGGCATGTTCGACGAGGGCGACCTCGAGGCGGCGCTCTTGATCGGCGCCCAGGCGGCGCTGGCGCTCGACAACGCCGGGCTGGTGTCGCGCCTCAAGCTGGCCGAGGAGCGCGCCCGGGGCGAGAACACCTACCTGAAGAAGCGCGAGGAGCGGCAGCGCTTCCCCAACATCATCGGCGACTCGCCGGCGATGCGGGCGGTGTTCAACCAGCTCGACAAGGTCATCGACACCCGCGCCACGGTCTGCATCGACGGCGAGACCGGCACCGGCAAGGAGCTGATCGCCTCGGCCATCCACTACAAGTCGGGCCGCAAGGACAAGATGTTCGTGGCCCAGAACTGCGCCGCGCTGCCGGAGAACCTGCTCGAGAGCGAGCTGTTCGGGCACAAGCGCGGCGCGTTCACCTCGGCGGACGCCGACAAGAAGGGCCTGTTCGAGATCGCCGACGGCGGGACGCTGTTCCTCGACGAGATGGGCGAGATGCCGCTGGCGCTGCAGGCCAAGCTCTTGCGGGTGCTGCAGGAGGGCACGATCCGCGCGGTCGGCGCCACCAGCGAGAAGCAGGTCGACGTCCGGATCCTGTGCGCGACCAACCGTGACCTCGCCGCCGAGGTCGAGAAGGGCCGGTTCCGCCAGGACCTCTACTACCGCCTGATGGTGTTCCCGATCCGGCTGCCGCCGCTGCGCGAGCGCAAGGAGGATATCCCGGCCCTGGCCCGTCACTTCCTGGCCCGCTACGCCGAGGAGTATCGGGTCGAGCTGACCGGGTTCACGCCCGAGGCGCTCGACGCGCTCACCACCTACGGCTGGCCCGGCAACATCCGCGAGCTCGAGAACGAGGTCCAGCGGGTCGTGATCCAGGCCGAGCCCGGCGTGCCCATCGAGGCCACGGATCTGTCGCCGCGGCTGCGCAAGATCGAGGGCACGGTCGCCAAGGCCCAGCCCAAGAAGGGCACGCTGCGCGAGATGATGGATCAGGTCGAGCGCTGGCTGATCACCGAGGCGCTCCGCGATCACAACGGCAACAAGACCCGGACCGCGGTGACGCTCGGCATCACCCGCGAGGGCCTGCACAAGAAGCTCGACAAGCTCGGCCTGTAGCGGCCCGGGCGCGCCAGGCCGACGGGCCGCGCGCCGATGACGGTCACCGTCACGGCGGGTCGTCGGGATCGGCCTGCATCGTGACGCGCGCGAGGCCGGCGCCGCGCAGCAGATCGAGCACCTCGACCACGCGCGCGTACGGCAGGTCCGACGACGACCGCACCATCGCCTCGGCGGTGTCGTCGGCCCGCGCGCGCGCCCGGGCCAGGTCGCGCAGCTCGTCGTCGGCGTACCAGGTCCCCGCGACGACCGCGCCGTCGTCGCGGACCTCGACCGTGAGCACGTCGTCGTCGTCCTCGTCCGGTGGCGGCGGCAGATCGATCGCCACGTCGCCCGCGCGCGCCTGGTGCGCCCGCGCCTCGGTCCGCGCGTACCGCTCGAGCGCGTCGCCGTCGTCGCGGTCACCGCTCGCGCCGCCGCCCGCGAGCAGGCCGATCGCCAGCGCCAGCCCGGCGATCCCGAGCGCGACGTACCCCGGCCAGCGCGCCGCGATCACGGCGACGCGCCGATCGCCAGCGCCAGCCCGGCGATCCCGAGCGCGACGTACCCCGGCCAGCGCGCCGCGATCACGGCGGCGCGCCGATCGCCAGCGCCAGCCCGGCGATCCCGAGCGCGACGGAGCCCGGCCAGCGCGCCGCGATCACGAGCCGCCGGCCGTGCCGATCGCCAGCTTGGTCAGCCCCGCCGCCTTGGCCCGCTCCATGATGTTCACGACCCGGCCGTGGACCGCGCCCTTGTCGGCCTGGAGCACGACCTGCGTGTTCTTGTCGCGCGTGAACGCGGCCCGGAACAGGTTGTCGAGATCGGCGTCGCGCACGATCTTGCCGTCGACGGCGAGGTCGCCCTCGACCGGGATGACCAGCACCAGGCTGGCCTTGGTGACGTCGATCTCCTGGGCCGCGCCGGTCGGGAGGCTGACGTTCAAGCCCGAGCGCTTCTCGGCCTCGACCTTCTCGCTGACCTCCTGGGCCTTCTTCTTGTCGTTGTTGGCCTCGGCCTGGACCGCGAGCGCCGACACCATGAAGATGATCACCATCACCAGGAACACGTCGGTGAGCGGCGTGATGTTGATCTCGGCGAACAGGCCGGCGCCGTCGTCGTCCTCGGCCGCCGCGTCGTCAGGCAGCTTGACGGCCATCGTCCTTGCCCTTGGCGGTGGTGCGGGTCCGGGCCTCGCCGTCGCCGACCTCGGTCGACTCGGGCGGCGCGTCGGTGAGCAGCTCGAGGAACTCGTCGGTCAGGAGCTTCAGCTCGGTGCCGATGCGCCCGGCCCGCTGGTTGAAGTAGTTGAACAGGATGACCGCCTCGACCGCGACCAGGATGCCGGCGGCGGTGACGACGAGCGCCTGGGAGATGGGCTTGGACACCATCCCCATCGTGACGACCTCGTCCTTCTTGAAGCTGCCCATCGCCGCCATGATGCCGATGACGGTGCCGAACAGCCCGACGAACGGGGCGGTCGCGCCGATCGTGCCGAGCATCCACAGCCGGGTGCGCAGGTCACCGGCGACCCGCTGGCGCTCGCGGTGGACCGCCGGGGCGAGGTGCTCGAGCTTGCCGCGCCCGAGGCGCTCGTAGCCGACCAGGAACACGTCGGCCAGCGGCGACGGCGACCGCTCGCACGCGCTCCGGCCCTCGTTGACCGCGCCGCGCACCAGGCACCGGTTGACCGCGTCGGCCAGGGCCCGGGCCCGGGTCGTGAACTGCCACTGGGCGATCGCCCGCTCGATGGCGACCGCCATGGCGACCACCGAGAACGCCACGATGAGCCACATCGCGTAGCCGCCATGGCCCATGAGCTCCCAGACCGAACTATCCATCTCGCAGATCCTGCGTCGTGGTCATGGCAGATGCAAGCTTGGACGCGGGCGACCCGGGTCGGGTTGCCCGGCCCCGCGGCTCACATCGGCGAGAACGGGGCGCGGTAGCCGTTTCCGTCGAAGTCGATGAACACCGGGGCCGCGAACGCCGTCGCCGGCACGCCGCCGGTCGACAGGATCGCGTCGACCTCGGCCGGGGTGCCGCTGACCAGGACCGGCAGCGTCGTGTCGTCGATCAGGTCGCCCTGGAGCAGCGGGAACACCGCCTTGGCGCCCCGGGCCCGGAACACCAGCCACGCGTCGGTGCCCGTGGCGCCGGTCATGCGCGGGATGTCGCCGACGTCGATCGTCACGGTCACGGTCGCGCGCAGGAACCGGGCGTTGCCCGGCCCCGGCACGGTCACCGACTGCACCGTCATCGCCTGCGGCGCCAGCGCCGCTGCGGCGCACGGATCCGTGGCCGGCAGCCCGCCCAGCGCCCGGGTGGTCCAGCACGCCACCGGGGTCAGCGCGCTGGTCACGCCGTCGGGCACCGGCGAGATCGGCGCGGCGTTGGCGAACACCTCGAGCGTGTCGACGTCGGCCCAGGTCGGCGACGTGACCGTCACCGTCAGCGTGACGGCGCCGCCGACCGCGGCGACCTGGCGCCCGATCGCCGGCATGCCGCTCGACGTGATCGCCATCATCGGTCCGTTGGTCACGACGATGTCGCGGGCGGTCTGGCTGCCCTCGAGGGTCTGCATGACCTCGTCGATGGCGCTGCCGTCGACCAGGGCGGCGCCGCTGTCGTCGGGCACGCGCACCATGTTGCGGGGTGACCGAGAAGCCGTTCCAGATCTCGAGCGCGTTGAAGCCGTCGTTCCAGAGCGACTGGTCGGGCAGGCGCAGCCACGAGTTGGGGACGCTGGCGCCGTTGAAGTCACCGTCGACGGTGCGGGTCGTGTAGTCGTACTTGAGGTTGGCGCGGTCGAAGTACTGCTGGAACGTGCCGAGCGCGCCGGTGCCGCGCGGGTGGTTGACCTCGACCACGCGCGCGCCGCGGGCCCGGGCCGCGCTGAAGATCTCGCCCGGCGTCATCGCGAAGCCGGCGCCGCTGCCGCGGCCCCAGTCGATCGCGCCGCCGTTGGCGTTGGGCAGCGGCGTCATCGGGTAGGCGTTGAAGTGGCCGTAGGCGAACGGCGTGACCTCGATGCCGGGCACGACCCGCAGCAGGTCGTCGGCGGCGAGGTTCTCGACGTACGGCTGCAGATCGCTGACCACGTCGTGGTCGGTGACCGCGAACAGCTCGACCCCGGCCGACAGCGCCGAGCGGACCCGCTCGTCGGAGCCGACCGGCGAGTCGGGCGAGCCGACCTGGTGGACGTGGAACTCGGCGGCGAGGTAGCCGGCGGTGTCGATGACGTGCTGCAGGTGCAGCGTGACCGAGCCCGACGCGGTCCCCGCGAACGGCGCCGACGTCATGCTCCACTCGGTGCCGCGCGACGCGTAGACCTTGTAGGTGCCGCCGGCCGGCAGGTACACCGGCGGATCGGCCAGGGTCCCGGTCGACGTGCCCTGGACCGCGTGCACCGACCGGACCACGCCGGCCAGGCGATCGTAGGTGTCCCAGACCCGCTTGTCGGGGAACGCCGGGTGAGTGCCGATGACGAGGACGCGGCCGGGGATGGTATTGCCGGTGGCGTCGTCGACGATCTGGTAGTCGAGCCGGACCGGGGCCGGGATGGCGAGCGCGCGGCCCGCGCCGGCCGGGGCCACGTCCGAGCGCCCGACGTCCTTGACCTCGGCCCGCAAGAGCAGCGCGCCCGCGGCCGGGACCTTGCCGGCGAACGCGCCGGTGGCGTCGACGTCCAGGTAGCTCAGCACGATGTCGGTGTCCTCGATCGTGCCGTTGCCGTTGTCGTCGAGGAAGACCCCGACCCGGGCGCCGGGCGCGGGCGCGGCGTCGGAGTACGCGACGGTGCCCGAGACGTCGGTCAGGCTCTCGCCCTTGCCCGCGCGCCAGGCCTGGTCGACGTCCTCGGCGTCGGTGCCGAGCACCACGTCGACCCGCTGCAGCTTGCCGGCCTTGGGGGCGAGCACGAGCTGGTAGGTCGGGATGTCGAAGATGTCGAGCAGGTTCTCGGCGCCGAACAGCACGATCGAGACGCCGGCGATGATGAAGCCGGCGCTGCGGGTCGCGTCCTCGAACCGCGGCACGATGCCGTAGGCCGGGCCCGGGCCCTGGTAGACCACGTAGTCGATCGGCGCCGGCTCGGACAAGGACGCCAGCGCGCCGATGCCCGCCCGCTCGAAGCCGCGGCCGTTGGACCAGGCCTCGGTCTCGCCGCCGGTGTCGTTGAGCATGCCGAACGGCGCCGACACCTTGAGCGTGGTGCCGTTGAACACCGACCAGTACACCTCGAGCTCGGTCGCGCCCGGCTGCAGGATGTACGTGGTCGCGCAGTCGAGGTTGTCCTCGATGTCGGGGTTGATGTCGTCGTTGATCGGCAGGATGCCGATGCCGCGCATGTTGATGAAGTCGTTGTTGCCCGACGTGCCGATCGCGCGGACCACGGCGGCGCCGCCGGCCGAGCCGTCGGCGACGATCTCGAGCCGGGTGTGCTCGCAGGTGCGGCCGGCCTTGTAGATCATCGACAGCTCGCCGAAGTGATCGGGCAGCGGCTGGCCGTCGACGATCAGCGCCGCGTCGATGACGTTGCCGCCCTGGGGCACGACCCCGAGCACGCGCGCGGGCGCGCTGATGACGAAGCGCGCCCGGTCGTTGCGCAGGTAGAAGTCGCCGATCTGCCCCTGGGCCGCGGGCCCGGTGAGCAGCTCGCCGGCGGTGGCCGCCGTGATCTCGCCGGTCCACACGCCCTGGGCGCCGCCGGTGGGCGGCAGCGGCGGATAGAAGTCCTCGAGCGAGGGACCGCTCGATCCGTCGTCGCCGCAGGCGACCGCAAACACGAGGGCGCACAGCCCCCCGACGCGAAGCATGCTCATCGCGGCAGCGTACTCCAAGCCGTCTCGATCCCGTCACCGAACCGACACCGAGGTGGGACGGACGCGTGACCGCCGCCACGCCTTGCGGACCGCCGCAAAGGCTGCTCAAGTCGGCCCATGCCACGCATGGTCAAGTGCCAGAAACTAGGCGGCGAACACCCGGGCCTACCCTACAAGCCGTTCGCCGACGCGCTCGGCCAGCGCATCTTCGAGAGCATCTCGGCCGAGGCCTGGCAGCAGTGGGTCGAGTTCTCGAAGAAGCTCGTCAACGAGTAACGGCTCGATCTCACGCTCAAGAAGTCCCACGAGGTCCTCAAGGAGCAGTGCGAGCAGTTCCTGTTCGGCGAGGGCGGCGCGCTGCCGCCGGACTACGTGCCCGAAAAATCCTGACCCGCCGACGCGCCGTCAGGGCCTGAGCCGCCGGGGCCGCTCCGCGCCCAGACCACGCCCCGAGCCCCGACGACACCGACGCCGGCCCCCGCGGCGCGGTGGCGGTGTTCGACGCGATCCCGGCGCTGGCGGCCCGGGTGCCCTGGGTCCGCCTCGGCCAGTGGCCGACCCCGGTCGAGCGGATCGCCGGCCCCGGCGAGATCTGGGTCAAGCGCGAGGATCGGACCGCGGCCAGCTACGGCGGCAACAAGGTCCGCACGCTCGAGGCCGTGCTCGGGCGCGCCCGCGCGGCTGGCGCCACGCGCATCTGGGCGACCGGCGCCTACGGCTCGAACCACGTCGTCGCGACGCTGATCCACGCGCCCGCCGCGGGCCTGACCGGCGGCGCGCTGCTGTTCCCGCAGCCGCCGAGCGCGCCGGCCCTCGCCAACGCGCGCGCGATCATCGCCGCGGACCCGGCCTTCGCGCTGATCTCGTCGGTGGCGCTCTTGCCCCTGGCGATGCGACGGCTGCGGCGCCAGCCCGGCGCCTACGTGATGCCGCCCGGTGGCGCGACGCCCGAGGGCGCGCTCGGCGCGCTGTCGGCGGCGTTCGAGCTGGCGAGCCAGGCCCGGGCCGGCGCGCTGCCGTGGCCGCAGGTCCTGGTGGTGCCGGTCGGCAGCGGCTGCACCACCGCGGGCCTGCTGGCAGGTCTCCACCTCGCCCACCACCTCGGCCTGGCGCCGCCGCCGCCGAAGGTCCACGCGGTGCGCGTGACGCCGTGGCCGGTGACCAGCCGCTGGCGCCTCGCGCTCCTGGCCGCGCGCACGGTCGCGCTCGTCGACGACCTGCGCGGGCGCGCGAGCGGGATCGGCGCGGTGGCCCTGCGGCGCTCGCTGGTCGTCGACGGTCGGTTCCTCGGCGCCGGGTACGGCCACCTCACCGCCGCCGGCGAGGCCGCGGCGGCGCGCCTGGCGACCGCCGGGCTGCCGGCCGTCGACGGGGTCTACGCGGCCAAGGCCGCGGCCGCCCTGCTCGACCTCGCCGACCGAGGCCACGCCCCGCTGCTGTTCTGGCTGACCAAGTCGTCGACGCCCCTGCCCCAGCCCACCGGCGACCAGCTCGCGCGCGCGCCGGCGGTCCTGCGCCGCTGGCTCGGCGCCTCCGCTACTTCGAGTTGACCGAGTCCTCGAGCGGCGAGTCGGGCTCGGTCGCGACGTTCTTGGCCTTCGCCGGCTGCTTGGCGCGGCGGGCCTGATCGACGTAGGCCTTGCAGCTGCGCACCGCCCGGTCGTTGGCGACGGCCGACGCGTAGTAGTCCGGCGCCTTGCGCGCGATCTCGGCGCCGATCTGGCCGGCGTCGGTGCAGCGGCCCTGGTTCACCAGCTTGACCATGCGCGCGTGCTGATCGCGGGCCCAGGCGAGCATGGCGTCGTCGGTGGACCGCTTCGGCACCGCCGCCGTGGGCGCGTCTGCCGGCGGCTGGGCCAGGCCACCGCCGCCGCTGGCGATGGCCTGCTTGCCGACCGGGGCCGCGGCGCCGGTCGCGACCGACTCGTTCGCCGGCGCGCCGTCGCCGTCCTCGGCGTTGCGGAGCGCGACGTTCTCGCCGCGCGCGGCCTTGTCGACCTCGAGGAAGGCGTTGTCGGCGCCCTTGGTCGCGGCGCCGCGGGCCACGCCCGTCGAGCCGGTGCCGCCGGTGGGCTTGGCCGCGCGGGTCGCGTCCTTGGCCGACTCGCGCTCCTTCTTGAGCGCGCGGCCGTCGAGCTTGGCGGTGAGCCCCTCGACCTCCGCGCCCTGGGCCCGGCCCTCATCGGCGGCCGCCGCGGGACCGCGCTCGTCGAGCGTGACCGCGTAGCCGTCCGCGGCGCCCGGGGCCGCCTGCACCGGCGGCGGCGGCGCGATCGCCGGCGCGGCGCTCGAGACCGTCGGCGCCGGCGGCTGCACGACCTCGAGGGTCCCGCGCCGCATCATCAACGTGCCCGCGCCGATCACGATCAGCATCGCGGCGGCGGCCGACATCGCCGGGTGAGCGGCGATGGGCCGGAACAGGCCGGCCAGAAATCCGAACACGCCGCCCGCGGCGATGCGCGGCGCCGGTGCGCGGCGGGCCGCCTCCTGGATCAGCCGCGCCGAGATCGCGCTGGGCGGCTCGGCGGCGCCGAGGAACTCCCGGGCGCCGTGGTCGACCAGCAGCGCGCGGGTGCTGCGCAGCCCGTCGAGCGTGGCCCGGTCGGCCGGATGGCTCGCGAGGTGAGCGTCGAGCCGGGCGCGGTCGTCGCCGTCGAGCTCTCCGTAGAGAGCGCCGATCAGCAGCGCGTCGATGTCCAGGCGGTCGCCCATGGCTCTTGGTCCTTATACTACGTCGGGTGAGATTTGCCTCCGACGCGAGACCGGGCCACGAGCACACTACGTTAGCTGACGCGGACTTCGCCGCGCTTTGCGTGTGCCTCGTGACGGTTCGTCGTCGGTACGAGTACACACGCAGGAGCTGACACGGCGATCTATCGATTCGCTGTCCCCCGCCGCCGCCACTGCCCAACCACTTGAATTCGTATCACTTACCGATGGGGGCGCGCCGGGATAGGCGCGCGCTCCGCTCACGGGTTCGTCGGGGCGGCCGCCGGCGGCTCCGGCTGACACGACCACAGCACGTCGTCGATCACCCAGCCGTCGTTGCCGCACACCGCGGCCGAGGCGTTCGCCGCCTGGGACTGCGTGGTCGCCAGGGCGAACGCCGAGCCGTGCTGGTGCCGGTGCGCGCGCTTGGTCCCGGGCGCGCAGGTCACCGTCCAGCTGACCGAGCACGCCACCGCGACCTCGCAGGTGTTCGCGATCACGAGGTCGACTGACTCGTCGACCCGGTCGACCTGCTCGAAGCTGGTGCAGTCCGCGATCGACGCCCGCGGCGCGCGCGCCTTCTTCTTCTTCCTGTCGGCGAGGGCGGGCTGAGCGGCGAGGGCGAGCACGAGGGCGCACGCGGCGCCTCGCGCCCAGCGGTTGGGCTGCGACATGACATTTCCTCCGGGCCGAGGGCGAGCGGGCGCGACGGACCTCCGGCGCGCGCCGTCGCCGCGATCGCCGCGCCCTCGCCGTCACCGGCTCGAAGGGCGCCGCGTCATCGTCGGCACGTCTCCATGACACCAGCCCGCGCGGTCGGTTTCGTTTTTCTGCGGGCGGGTTACCGTCGCGCCATGACCAGCCCCGACCCGCTGTCGCTGTACCGCCCCGACGCCCTCGCCGGCCACGTCGCGATCGTCACCGGCGGCGCCACCGGCATCGGCCGGGCGATCGCCCGCGGGTTCGCGCGGCTCGGGGCCGACGTGTGCATCGCCAGCCGCAAGGCCGACGTGCTCGAGCGCGCGGCCGCCGAGCTGTCGACCGAGACCGGCCGCGCGGTCCTGGCCGTGCCCGCGGACGTCCGGAACCCGGACGACGCCGCGCGGGCCGTCGACGCGACCGTCGCGCGGTTCGGCAAGCTCGACACCGTCGTCAACAACGCCGCCGGCAACTTCCTGGCCCCGGCGGCGACGTTGTCATCCAACGGCTTCCGCACCGTCGTCGACATCGACCTGGTCGGCACGTTCCACATGTGCCGGGCCGCGTTCGCGGCGCTGACCGCCAGCGGCGCCGGCGCGATCATCAACATCACCGCGACGCTCCACTACCACGGCACCCCGCTGCAGCTGCACGCGTCGGCGGCCAAGGCCGGCGTCGACGCGCTGACCCGCAACCTCGCGGTCGAGTGGGGCGGCGCCGGCATCCGGGTCAACGGCATCGCGCCCGGGCCGATCGCCGACACCGAGGGCATGCGCCGGCTGGCGCCCGGCGACGCCGCGGCCCGGGCGCGGACCGGCATCCCCCTGGGCCGGTTCGGCACCACCGACGAGATCGCGGCCGCGGCGGTGTTCCTGCGCTCGGGCGCCGCCAGCTGGGTCACCGGGACCGTGCTGGTGGTCGACGGCGGCCACTGCGTGAACCAGCCGATGATGTTGATGACCAGCCCGCCGAGCGCGCCGACCGGGTGATCGAAGGCCGCTTACGGCGCCGAGGCGCGCCAAGGGCATGACCGGGCGCGAGC from Myxococcales bacterium includes:
- a CDS encoding zf-HC2 domain-containing protein; the protein is MGDRLDIDALLIGALYGELDGDDRARLDAHLASHPADRATLDGLRSTRALLVDHGAREFLGAAEPPSAISARLIQEAARRAPAPRIAAGGVFGFLAGLFRPIAAHPAMSAAAAMLIVIGAGTLMMRRGTLEVVQPPAPTVSSAAPAIAPPPPVQAAPGAADGYAVTLDERGPAAAADEGRAQGAEVEGLTAKLDGRALKKERESAKDATRAAKPTGGTGSTGVARGAATKGADNAFLEVDKAARGENVALRNAEDGDGAPANESVATGAAAPVGKQAIASGGGGLAQPPADAPTAAVPKRSTDDAMLAWARDQHARMVKLVNQGRCTDAGQIGAEIARKAPDYYASAVANDRAVRSCKAYVDQARRAKQPAKAKNVATEPDSPLEDSVNSK
- a CDS encoding pyridoxal-phosphate dependent enzyme, whose protein sequence is MFDAIPALAARVPWVRLGQWPTPVERIAGPGEIWVKREDRTAASYGGNKVRTLEAVLGRARAAGATRIWATGAYGSNHVVATLIHAPAAGLTGGALLFPQPPSAPALANARAIIAADPAFALISSVALLPLAMRRLRRQPGAYVMPPGGATPEGALGALSAAFELASQARAGALPWPQVLVVPVGSGCTTAGLLAGLHLAHHLGLAPPPPKVHAVRVTPWPVTSRWRLALLAARTVALVDDLRGRASGIGAVALRRSLVVDGRFLGAGYGHLTAAGEAAAARLATAGLPAVDGVYAAKAAAALLDLADRGHAPLLFWLTKSSTPLPQPTGDQLARAPAVLRRWLGASATSS
- a CDS encoding SDR family oxidoreductase — its product is MTSPDPLSLYRPDALAGHVAIVTGGATGIGRAIARGFARLGADVCIASRKADVLERAAAELSTETGRAVLAVPADVRNPDDAARAVDATVARFGKLDTVVNNAAGNFLAPAATLSSNGFRTVVDIDLVGTFHMCRAAFAALTASGAGAIINITATLHYHGTPLQLHASAAKAGVDALTRNLAVEWGGAGIRVNGIAPGPIADTEGMRRLAPGDAAARARTGIPLGRFGTTDEIAAAAVFLRSGAASWVTGTVLVVDGGHCVNQPMMLMTSPPSAPTG
- a CDS encoding PHP domain-containing protein; this translates as MSMLRVGGLCALVFAVACGDDGSSGPSLEDFYPPLPPTGGAQGVWTGEITAATAGELLTGPAAQGQIGDFYLRNDRARFVISAPARVLGVVPQGGNVIDAALIVDGQPLPDHFGELSMIYKAGRTCEHTRLEIVADGSAGGAAVVRAIGTSGNNDFINMRGIGILPINDDINPDIEDNLDCATTYILQPGATELEVYWSVFNGTTLKVSAPFGMLNDTGGETEAWSNGRGFERAGIGALASLSEPAPIDYVVYQGPGPAYGIVPRFEDATRSAGFIIAGVSIVLFGAENLLDIFDIPTYQLVLAPKAGKLQRVDVVLGTDAEDVDQAWRAGKGESLTDVSGTVAYSDAAPAPGARVGVFLDDNGNGTIEDTDIVLSYLDVDATGAFAGKVPAAGALLLRAEVKDVGRSDVAPAGAGRALAIPAPVRLDYQIVDDATGNTIPGRVLVIGTHPAFPDKRVWDTYDRLAGVVRSVHAVQGTSTGTLADPPVYLPAGGTYKVYASRGTEWSMTSAPFAGTASGSVTLHLQHVIDTAGYLAAEFHVHQVGSPDSPVGSDERVRSALSAGVELFAVTDHDVVSDLQPYVENLAADDLLRVVPGIEVTPFAYGHFNAYPMTPLPNANGGAIDWGRGSGAGFAMTPGEIFSAARARGARVVEVNHPRGTGALGTFQQYFDRANLKYDYTTRTVDGDFNGASVPNSWLRLPDQSLWNDGFNALEIWNGFSVTPQHGARARRQRRRPGRRQRHRRGHADPRGQPDRPRHRRDQRTDDGDHVERHAGDRAPGRRGRRRRHADGDGHVADLGRRRHARGVRQRRADLAGARRRDQRADPGGVLDHPGAGRAAGHGSVRRSGAGAAGDDGAVGDRAGAGQRPVPARDRDRDDRRRRHPAHDRRHGHRRVAGVPGPGRQGGVPAAPGRPDRRHDAAGPGQRHPGRGRRDPVDRRRAGDGVRGPGVHRLRRKRLPRPVLADVSRGAGQPDPGRPRPSLHLP
- a CDS encoding Fe(2+)-trafficking protein — translated: MPRMVKCQKLGGEHPGLPYKPFADALGQRIFESISAEAWQQWVEFSKKLVNE